One genomic segment of Sparus aurata chromosome 24, fSpaAur1.1, whole genome shotgun sequence includes these proteins:
- the LOC115577011 gene encoding protein Shroom2-like isoform X1, protein MEAVDYRDDLRVSAGRMRWWREVDVWRDGGRQSRQVEDEEGEELVEVMLRGKAPWGFTLRGGMEHREPLVITKVEEGSVAAAVRLQVGDELVSVNAVALGGSRQEAISLVKSSCRTLSLVVHRKNDPGLRPHSWQPSKLTEEESEPAKREATPAPVWQPKHEARPKESSTQRDQDAQHQLTSQFSSANNMERVERPSHPFPTGRLSPNKYISTAEPHCGTGGKRDAGLSCFSGSSSPPVHDSSSFGRKGTSAENIFFKGLQSEGPQQAERPRYLQPTLGNGGWEGSRSEEQPASRVSIVGRPSIGPVWQVPEKKKSQSPPPPPPPQRSDSFAATKVFPYSGGGQVKGKGRSSEKLTENKKNDLRSHQEKPPEVRHSFNPLRTKDFLHPNMAADHNHNQLHPNKLFSLSSIDVRQSHYSQKHAHQRQYSDESPLYLQTRPAPPTKIQSVGSYYRSLQDLPTNAFSRRQVRHSTASIASSAANLENGGHNRYYGLASKHSVQTAELQARLGKAEGRRGEADKLHWVNSNEPGFPSSLKGNIQSKYSIPQFHMPYSENKERNGHAHPGNGLHYDRPTPELSDRSRSPEDAAKRGEGHSNDMKRHFPIHQSNDHKVSISRNQDPWVPQEDHRISPLKTPLLHSLAQESKILAERQPAAMPTQDASDVAASSGKTNRRSDRYATTLRNEIQQKRAQLQKSRSAATLTCDAEDEEGEEWRSTKTSTSSGVSFSSTYKDHLKEAQARVLQATSFQRRDLEPLEVPAVKTSNGRIRGRKRFPLAKRTHSFSEPDKIDKLGVEGEPQTGSFGERRKFFEAKPTFPRPVLKSTQGTNLNADLVETEKPKERTEEAHPSADPNQLSPGRKQVLLEQQRLGTFAEYQATWSKQKKSSEAKTQGRYHSAENILDADAEEKAVCIHERSRSSPSADFYTQNIPSTWRDAHSQQSSHSRGQTEPRQRYQPDHSPHSAPSVPRNEGPVQAFSDHRIKPDSASASHTTQSSGPRSLSPSPSSQHSSQPPQTKGLLPPPRPHLGPETTSSSQEFLPGAQADQAALQPLSSSSSDTQHHAAVQNSSASTAPTPASSPHLSRGGVGVEDIEEKEQPPSSSSLSLSRTLPLPEDRARSPSPQFAPLRLTDKPPAVFVQDESPLRSESDVKLAAEMDPNSPVRKVPVRIVHTESSSEREGRAYLPQSAESCFVFEPPPCSLSVAERPASSLFSVYTRQADQDPSAQEPNSAGARHSEEDAKREELARDIMGKDKSLVDILDQSGRMTTMDLMEGLFPSEEQILEGALQRRRTSSGSRLPTSSPRSMDRRDEDDVSLSAAASLVPSSSYYNTSAPKAELLIKMKDMQEQLEEQDSEDELDVDLASKKQELISSLAGKLEVLREARHSLQEDVEDNEALGREVEATVQRLCQPNQLDKFRMFVGDLDKVVSLLLSLSGRLARVENALNSLEEEAPPEEKRTLTEKRKLLMRQHEDAKELKENLDRRERLVSGIMEAHLDAESLDDYRHFVKMKSALIIEQRKLEDKIKLGEEQLKCLVDSLPLDQRPLL, encoded by the exons ATGGAGGCTGTGGACTACAGAGACGACCTGAGAGTGTCAGCAGGGAGGAtgaggtggtggagggaggtggaCGTGTGGAGAGACGGCGGGCGGCAGAGCAGAcaggtggaggatgaggagggtgaAGAGCTGGTGGAGGTGATGCTGCGAGGCAAAGCACCCTGGGGCTTCACCCTGAGGGGGGGGATGGAGCACCGAGAGCCTCTGGTCATCACAAAG gtggaGGAGGGCAGCGTGGCGGCAGCAGTGCGTCTCCAGGTTGGTGATGAGTTGGTGAGCGTTAACGCCGTGGCCCTCGGCGGCTCCCGTCAGGAGGCCATCAGTCTGGTGAAGAGCTCTTGCAGGACGTTGTCCCTGGTTGTCCACag GAAGAATGATCCAGGCTTGCGGCCCCATTCCTGGCAACCCTCCAAGCTGACAGAAGAGGAGTCCGAGCCCGCCAAGAGAGAGGCCACCCCAGCACCAGTCTGGCAGCCAAAACATGAAGCAAG GCCCAAAGAGTCATCCACTCAAAGGGACCAGGACGCCCAGCATCAGCTAACCAGCCAGTTCAGCTCAGCGAACAACATGGAGAGAGTGGAGCGTCCCTCTCATCCTTTCCCAACAGGTCGTCTTTCCCCGAATAAATACATCAGCACTGCTGAGCCGCACTGTGGAACAGGAGGCAAAAGAGATGCCGGGTTGAGCTGTTTTTCTGGTAGCTCCAGCCCTCCTGTTCATGACTCCAGCTCGTTTGGAAGGAAGGGAACCAgtgctgaaaacattttcttcaagGGCCTTCAGAGTGAAGGGCCTCAGCAGGCTGAGAGGCCCAGGTACCTGCAGCCGACGCTGGGGAATGGAGGCTGGGAGGGGTCACGGTCGGAAGAGCAGCCAGCATCCCGGGTTTCCATTGTGGGGAGACCCAGCATTGGCCCAGTGTGGCAGGttccagagaagaagaagtcccagtctcctcctcccccacctcctccacagcGAAGTGACAGTTTTGCTGCCACAAAGGTATTCCCGTACTCTGGAGGTGGGCAAGTGAAGGGCAAAGGCAGGTCAAGTGaaaaactgacagaaaataaaaagaatgacCTCAGATCTCACCAGGAGAAACCACCAGAGGTCAGACACAGCTTCAACCCCCTGCGCACCAAAGACTTCCTCCATCCCAACATGGCAGCTGACCACAACCACAACCAGCTGCACCCAAACAAACTCTTTTCCCTGTCCAGTATTGATGTCAGACAGTCTCATTACAGCCAAAAACATGCCCATCAGAGGCAATACAGTGACGAAAGCCCCCTCTACCTCCAGACCAGGCCAGCTCCTCCCACCAAGATTCAGAGCGTAGGAAGCTACTACCGCAGCCTACAGGATCTTCCCACAAATGCCTTCAGCCGAAGACAAGTTCGGCACTCCACAGCATCCATTGCAAGTTCTGCTGCAAACTTGGAGAACGGGGGTCACAACAGATACTACGGCCTGGCGAGCAAGCATTCGGTTCAGACTGCTGAGCTTCAAGCCAGGCTGGGCAAggcagagggaaggaggggggaaGCCGATAAACTACACTGGGTAAACAGCAATGAACCAGGCTTCCCAAGTTCATTGAAAGGAAACATTCAGTCAAAGTACTCCATTCCTCAGTTCCACATGCCTTACAGTGAAAACAAGGAGCGTAATGGTCATGCCCATCCTGGGAATGGTCTACATTATGACCGCCCAACCCCTGAACTTTCTGATCGAAGTCGCAGCCCAGAGGATGCTGCAAAGAGAGGTGAAGGACACtctaatgacatgaaaagaCACTTCCCAATACATCAAAGTAATGATCACAAGGTCAGTATTTCAAGGAACCAAGACCCATGGGTGCCTCAAGAGGATCACAGAATATCCCCTCTGAAAACCCCACTTCTCCACTCCCTTGCCCAGGAGAGTAAGATTCTGGCTGAGAGGCAGCCAGCAGCCATGCCCACCCAGGATGCCAGTGATGTGGCTGCCAGCAGTGGAAAAACAAATCGGCGCAGCGACCGTTATGCCACCACCCTCCGCAATGAGATCCAGCAGAAGCGAGCCCAGCTGCAAAAGAGCCGCAGTGCTGCAACCCTGACATGTGATGCAGAGGATGAGGAAGGAGAAGAGTGGAGATCCACAAAGACTTCTACATCTTCTGGTGTCTCCTTCTCCAGCACCTACAAGGACCACCTGAAAGAAGCGCAAGCCAGGGTCCTCCAGGCTACCTCCTTCCAAAGACGAGACCTTGAGCCTCTGGAGGTGCCGGCAGTTAAAACCTCCAATGGACGCATTAGAGGACGTAAGCGTTTCCCCCTTGCCAAGAGGACGCACTCCTTCTCAGAGCCTGACAAGATAGACAAATTGGGAGTGGAGGGAGAACCTCAAACAGGGTCTTtcggagagaggaggaagttctTTGAGGCCAAACCAACATTTCCCAGGCCTGTGCTGAAATCCACTCAGGGTACAAACTTAAACGCAGACCTTGTTGAGACAGAAAAACCCAAAGAGAGGACTGAGGAGGCACATCCATCCGCAGACCCCAACCAACTCAGCCCTGGACGTAAGCAGGTCTTACTAGAGCAGCAGAGGCTCGGGACCTTTGCTGAGTACCAGGCCACATGGAGCAAACAGAAGAAGTCATCCGAGGCCAAGACGCAAGGGAGGTATCACTCAGCAGAGAACATCTTGGATGCAGATGCAGAAGAGAAGGCTGTGTGCATCCACGAGAGATCCCGATCTTCTCCTTCTGCAGACttctacacacag AATATTCCTTCAACATGGAGAGACGCTCACAGCCAGCAGAGCAGTCACAGCAG AGGACAAACTGAGCCCAGGCAGCGTTACCAGCCCGACCACAGCCCTCACTCGGCCCCGTCGGTCCCCAGAAACGAGGGCCCGGTCCAAGCCTTCAGTGACCACAGGATCAAACCAGACTCAGCCAGTGCCTCCCACACCACGCAGTCCTCGGGCCCTCGCAGCCTCAGCCCCAGCCCTTCTTCCCAGCACTCGTCCCAGCCTCCACAAACCAAGGGCCTCCTGCCGCCGCCCAGGCCCCATTTAGGCCCAGAAACCACATCCTCCTCCCAGGAATTCCTCCCCGGCGCCCAGGCAGACCAGGCAGCACTCCAGCCTCTgtccagctccagctctgacacCCAGCACCACGCGGCTGTCCAGAACTCCTCCGCCAGCACCGCCCCGACTCCGGCCAGCTCCCCTCACCTCAGCAGAGGAGGAGTAGGTGTAGAAGACAtagaggagaaggagcagcCACCTTCCTCTTCATCCCTGTCTTTGTCCCGGACTTTACCTCTTCCTGAAGACCGAGCTCGGTCTCCCTCGCCACAGTTTGCACCTCTGAGACTGACCGACAAGCCGCCGGCCGTGTTCGTGCAGGATGAGTCACCGCTCAG GTCAGAGAGTGATGTGAAGCTCGCAGCAGAGATGGATCCAAACAGTCCGGTGAGGAAAGTCCCCGTGAGGATCGTCCACACTGAGAGCAGCTCGGAGCGAGAGGGCCGGGCCTACCTGCCTCAGAGCGCAGAGAGCTGCTTCGTCTTCGAGCCGCCTCCCTGCTCTCTGAGTGTCGCCGAGCGCCCGGCCTCGTCTCTGTTCAGCGTCTATACCCGGCAGGCCGATCAGGACCCCTCGGCCCAGGAGCCGAACTCAGCGGGCGCTCGGCACTCAGAGGAGGACGCCAAGAGAGAGGAGCTGGCCCGAGACATCATGGGGAAAGACAAGTCCCTGGTGGACATCTTGGACCAGAGCGGCAGGATGACCACCATGGACCTGATGGAGGGACTCTTCCCCTCAGAGGAGCAGATCCTGGAGGGAGCCCTGCAGCGCAGGAGGACCTCCTCCGGCTCCAGGCTGCCCACCTCGTCCCCCAGGAGCATGGACAG GCGGGATGAGGACGATGTCTCGCTATCAGCAGCAGCCTCTCTGGTCCCCAGCTCCTCCTACTACAACACATCAGCTCCCAAAGCCGAGCTCCTCatcaagatgaaggacatgcaggagcagctggaggagcaggACTCTGAGGACGAGCTGGATGTTGACCTCGCCAGTAAAAAG caAGAGCTGATCTCCAGCCTGGCCGGGAAGCTGGAGGTGCTGCGGGAGGCGCGACACAGCCTGCAGGAGGACGTGGAAGACAACGAGGCTCTGGGCCGCGAGGTGGAGGCCACCGTGCAGCGCCTCTGTCAGCCCAACCAGCTCGACAAGTTCCGCATGTTCGTGGGCGACCTGGACAAGGTGGTGAGCCTGCTGCTGTCGCTGTCGGGGCGGCTCGCCCGGGTGGAGAACGCCCTCAACAGCCTGGAGGAGGAAGCTCCACCAGAGGAGAAG CGAACCCTGACAGAGAAGCGGAAGCTGCTTATGCGACAGCACGAGGATGCCaaggagctgaaggagaacCTGGACCGTCGCGAGCGGCTGGTTTCCGGCATCATGGAGGCCCACCTGGACGCGGAGAGCCTGGACGACTACCGCCACTTTGTGAAGATGAAGTCGGCCCTCATCATCGAGCAGCGTAAACTGGAGGACAAGATCAAGCTGGGCGAGGAGCAGCTGAAGTGTCTGGTGGACAGTCTGCCGCTGGACCAGAGGCCGCTGCTCTGA
- the LOC115577011 gene encoding protein Shroom2-like isoform X2 yields the protein MLSRKNRFRQGKNDPGLRPHSWQPSKLTEEESEPAKREATPAPVWQPKHEARPKESSTQRDQDAQHQLTSQFSSANNMERVERPSHPFPTGRLSPNKYISTAEPHCGTGGKRDAGLSCFSGSSSPPVHDSSSFGRKGTSAENIFFKGLQSEGPQQAERPRYLQPTLGNGGWEGSRSEEQPASRVSIVGRPSIGPVWQVPEKKKSQSPPPPPPPQRSDSFAATKVFPYSGGGQVKGKGRSSEKLTENKKNDLRSHQEKPPEVRHSFNPLRTKDFLHPNMAADHNHNQLHPNKLFSLSSIDVRQSHYSQKHAHQRQYSDESPLYLQTRPAPPTKIQSVGSYYRSLQDLPTNAFSRRQVRHSTASIASSAANLENGGHNRYYGLASKHSVQTAELQARLGKAEGRRGEADKLHWVNSNEPGFPSSLKGNIQSKYSIPQFHMPYSENKERNGHAHPGNGLHYDRPTPELSDRSRSPEDAAKRGEGHSNDMKRHFPIHQSNDHKVSISRNQDPWVPQEDHRISPLKTPLLHSLAQESKILAERQPAAMPTQDASDVAASSGKTNRRSDRYATTLRNEIQQKRAQLQKSRSAATLTCDAEDEEGEEWRSTKTSTSSGVSFSSTYKDHLKEAQARVLQATSFQRRDLEPLEVPAVKTSNGRIRGRKRFPLAKRTHSFSEPDKIDKLGVEGEPQTGSFGERRKFFEAKPTFPRPVLKSTQGTNLNADLVETEKPKERTEEAHPSADPNQLSPGRKQVLLEQQRLGTFAEYQATWSKQKKSSEAKTQGRYHSAENILDADAEEKAVCIHERSRSSPSADFYTQNIPSTWRDAHSQQSSHSRGQTEPRQRYQPDHSPHSAPSVPRNEGPVQAFSDHRIKPDSASASHTTQSSGPRSLSPSPSSQHSSQPPQTKGLLPPPRPHLGPETTSSSQEFLPGAQADQAALQPLSSSSSDTQHHAAVQNSSASTAPTPASSPHLSRGGVGVEDIEEKEQPPSSSSLSLSRTLPLPEDRARSPSPQFAPLRLTDKPPAVFVQDESPLRSESDVKLAAEMDPNSPVRKVPVRIVHTESSSEREGRAYLPQSAESCFVFEPPPCSLSVAERPASSLFSVYTRQADQDPSAQEPNSAGARHSEEDAKREELARDIMGKDKSLVDILDQSGRMTTMDLMEGLFPSEEQILEGALQRRRTSSGSRLPTSSPRSMDRRDEDDVSLSAAASLVPSSSYYNTSAPKAELLIKMKDMQEQLEEQDSEDELDVDLASKKQELISSLAGKLEVLREARHSLQEDVEDNEALGREVEATVQRLCQPNQLDKFRMFVGDLDKVVSLLLSLSGRLARVENALNSLEEEAPPEEKRTLTEKRKLLMRQHEDAKELKENLDRRERLVSGIMEAHLDAESLDDYRHFVKMKSALIIEQRKLEDKIKLGEEQLKCLVDSLPLDQRPLL from the exons ATGCTGTCCAGGAAAAATCGCTTCAGACAAGG GAAGAATGATCCAGGCTTGCGGCCCCATTCCTGGCAACCCTCCAAGCTGACAGAAGAGGAGTCCGAGCCCGCCAAGAGAGAGGCCACCCCAGCACCAGTCTGGCAGCCAAAACATGAAGCAAG GCCCAAAGAGTCATCCACTCAAAGGGACCAGGACGCCCAGCATCAGCTAACCAGCCAGTTCAGCTCAGCGAACAACATGGAGAGAGTGGAGCGTCCCTCTCATCCTTTCCCAACAGGTCGTCTTTCCCCGAATAAATACATCAGCACTGCTGAGCCGCACTGTGGAACAGGAGGCAAAAGAGATGCCGGGTTGAGCTGTTTTTCTGGTAGCTCCAGCCCTCCTGTTCATGACTCCAGCTCGTTTGGAAGGAAGGGAACCAgtgctgaaaacattttcttcaagGGCCTTCAGAGTGAAGGGCCTCAGCAGGCTGAGAGGCCCAGGTACCTGCAGCCGACGCTGGGGAATGGAGGCTGGGAGGGGTCACGGTCGGAAGAGCAGCCAGCATCCCGGGTTTCCATTGTGGGGAGACCCAGCATTGGCCCAGTGTGGCAGGttccagagaagaagaagtcccagtctcctcctcccccacctcctccacagcGAAGTGACAGTTTTGCTGCCACAAAGGTATTCCCGTACTCTGGAGGTGGGCAAGTGAAGGGCAAAGGCAGGTCAAGTGaaaaactgacagaaaataaaaagaatgacCTCAGATCTCACCAGGAGAAACCACCAGAGGTCAGACACAGCTTCAACCCCCTGCGCACCAAAGACTTCCTCCATCCCAACATGGCAGCTGACCACAACCACAACCAGCTGCACCCAAACAAACTCTTTTCCCTGTCCAGTATTGATGTCAGACAGTCTCATTACAGCCAAAAACATGCCCATCAGAGGCAATACAGTGACGAAAGCCCCCTCTACCTCCAGACCAGGCCAGCTCCTCCCACCAAGATTCAGAGCGTAGGAAGCTACTACCGCAGCCTACAGGATCTTCCCACAAATGCCTTCAGCCGAAGACAAGTTCGGCACTCCACAGCATCCATTGCAAGTTCTGCTGCAAACTTGGAGAACGGGGGTCACAACAGATACTACGGCCTGGCGAGCAAGCATTCGGTTCAGACTGCTGAGCTTCAAGCCAGGCTGGGCAAggcagagggaaggaggggggaaGCCGATAAACTACACTGGGTAAACAGCAATGAACCAGGCTTCCCAAGTTCATTGAAAGGAAACATTCAGTCAAAGTACTCCATTCCTCAGTTCCACATGCCTTACAGTGAAAACAAGGAGCGTAATGGTCATGCCCATCCTGGGAATGGTCTACATTATGACCGCCCAACCCCTGAACTTTCTGATCGAAGTCGCAGCCCAGAGGATGCTGCAAAGAGAGGTGAAGGACACtctaatgacatgaaaagaCACTTCCCAATACATCAAAGTAATGATCACAAGGTCAGTATTTCAAGGAACCAAGACCCATGGGTGCCTCAAGAGGATCACAGAATATCCCCTCTGAAAACCCCACTTCTCCACTCCCTTGCCCAGGAGAGTAAGATTCTGGCTGAGAGGCAGCCAGCAGCCATGCCCACCCAGGATGCCAGTGATGTGGCTGCCAGCAGTGGAAAAACAAATCGGCGCAGCGACCGTTATGCCACCACCCTCCGCAATGAGATCCAGCAGAAGCGAGCCCAGCTGCAAAAGAGCCGCAGTGCTGCAACCCTGACATGTGATGCAGAGGATGAGGAAGGAGAAGAGTGGAGATCCACAAAGACTTCTACATCTTCTGGTGTCTCCTTCTCCAGCACCTACAAGGACCACCTGAAAGAAGCGCAAGCCAGGGTCCTCCAGGCTACCTCCTTCCAAAGACGAGACCTTGAGCCTCTGGAGGTGCCGGCAGTTAAAACCTCCAATGGACGCATTAGAGGACGTAAGCGTTTCCCCCTTGCCAAGAGGACGCACTCCTTCTCAGAGCCTGACAAGATAGACAAATTGGGAGTGGAGGGAGAACCTCAAACAGGGTCTTtcggagagaggaggaagttctTTGAGGCCAAACCAACATTTCCCAGGCCTGTGCTGAAATCCACTCAGGGTACAAACTTAAACGCAGACCTTGTTGAGACAGAAAAACCCAAAGAGAGGACTGAGGAGGCACATCCATCCGCAGACCCCAACCAACTCAGCCCTGGACGTAAGCAGGTCTTACTAGAGCAGCAGAGGCTCGGGACCTTTGCTGAGTACCAGGCCACATGGAGCAAACAGAAGAAGTCATCCGAGGCCAAGACGCAAGGGAGGTATCACTCAGCAGAGAACATCTTGGATGCAGATGCAGAAGAGAAGGCTGTGTGCATCCACGAGAGATCCCGATCTTCTCCTTCTGCAGACttctacacacag AATATTCCTTCAACATGGAGAGACGCTCACAGCCAGCAGAGCAGTCACAGCAG AGGACAAACTGAGCCCAGGCAGCGTTACCAGCCCGACCACAGCCCTCACTCGGCCCCGTCGGTCCCCAGAAACGAGGGCCCGGTCCAAGCCTTCAGTGACCACAGGATCAAACCAGACTCAGCCAGTGCCTCCCACACCACGCAGTCCTCGGGCCCTCGCAGCCTCAGCCCCAGCCCTTCTTCCCAGCACTCGTCCCAGCCTCCACAAACCAAGGGCCTCCTGCCGCCGCCCAGGCCCCATTTAGGCCCAGAAACCACATCCTCCTCCCAGGAATTCCTCCCCGGCGCCCAGGCAGACCAGGCAGCACTCCAGCCTCTgtccagctccagctctgacacCCAGCACCACGCGGCTGTCCAGAACTCCTCCGCCAGCACCGCCCCGACTCCGGCCAGCTCCCCTCACCTCAGCAGAGGAGGAGTAGGTGTAGAAGACAtagaggagaaggagcagcCACCTTCCTCTTCATCCCTGTCTTTGTCCCGGACTTTACCTCTTCCTGAAGACCGAGCTCGGTCTCCCTCGCCACAGTTTGCACCTCTGAGACTGACCGACAAGCCGCCGGCCGTGTTCGTGCAGGATGAGTCACCGCTCAG GTCAGAGAGTGATGTGAAGCTCGCAGCAGAGATGGATCCAAACAGTCCGGTGAGGAAAGTCCCCGTGAGGATCGTCCACACTGAGAGCAGCTCGGAGCGAGAGGGCCGGGCCTACCTGCCTCAGAGCGCAGAGAGCTGCTTCGTCTTCGAGCCGCCTCCCTGCTCTCTGAGTGTCGCCGAGCGCCCGGCCTCGTCTCTGTTCAGCGTCTATACCCGGCAGGCCGATCAGGACCCCTCGGCCCAGGAGCCGAACTCAGCGGGCGCTCGGCACTCAGAGGAGGACGCCAAGAGAGAGGAGCTGGCCCGAGACATCATGGGGAAAGACAAGTCCCTGGTGGACATCTTGGACCAGAGCGGCAGGATGACCACCATGGACCTGATGGAGGGACTCTTCCCCTCAGAGGAGCAGATCCTGGAGGGAGCCCTGCAGCGCAGGAGGACCTCCTCCGGCTCCAGGCTGCCCACCTCGTCCCCCAGGAGCATGGACAG GCGGGATGAGGACGATGTCTCGCTATCAGCAGCAGCCTCTCTGGTCCCCAGCTCCTCCTACTACAACACATCAGCTCCCAAAGCCGAGCTCCTCatcaagatgaaggacatgcaggagcagctggaggagcaggACTCTGAGGACGAGCTGGATGTTGACCTCGCCAGTAAAAAG caAGAGCTGATCTCCAGCCTGGCCGGGAAGCTGGAGGTGCTGCGGGAGGCGCGACACAGCCTGCAGGAGGACGTGGAAGACAACGAGGCTCTGGGCCGCGAGGTGGAGGCCACCGTGCAGCGCCTCTGTCAGCCCAACCAGCTCGACAAGTTCCGCATGTTCGTGGGCGACCTGGACAAGGTGGTGAGCCTGCTGCTGTCGCTGTCGGGGCGGCTCGCCCGGGTGGAGAACGCCCTCAACAGCCTGGAGGAGGAAGCTCCACCAGAGGAGAAG CGAACCCTGACAGAGAAGCGGAAGCTGCTTATGCGACAGCACGAGGATGCCaaggagctgaaggagaacCTGGACCGTCGCGAGCGGCTGGTTTCCGGCATCATGGAGGCCCACCTGGACGCGGAGAGCCTGGACGACTACCGCCACTTTGTGAAGATGAAGTCGGCCCTCATCATCGAGCAGCGTAAACTGGAGGACAAGATCAAGCTGGGCGAGGAGCAGCTGAAGTGTCTGGTGGACAGTCTGCCGCTGGACCAGAGGCCGCTGCTCTGA